The DNA segment AGGTTGGTCTATATAGACTTCCTCATGTATCTAACATACGACGGATTTTCCGTTGTAAATTTTAGGTATGCTCATATGAACCATTAGGGTTCCGGCCATATCTAACAAATGACAGGTTTTTCCTTTGCcacaccattttgttgaggtgtCCATGAACAACTAGTTTGATGGATAATGTCGTTATTAGAACATTAGGATGAAGCTTCACGTTGAGTAATctcaagggattttttttttttttcggtgaaTAAATTATTCTTTACCGAAGAGAAGGATAATATGAAGGGGGGAAAATAAAGACAACTAAACAAACAAAGCAAGACCAATCCCTCGGGAagcaaaggaaaaaggaagtgCTATGATGCTTGCCAAGCTCATAAGCCTCACACTCAATACACAAAATAAAATCGCAATTGGGAACCATAAGTTGTAACTTGGAGAGTGATAAGTGACCCCAACCGATAATGTCAGTGAAGAGGAGAAACACCACTAGATGTAGCAGAAGCAATCATAGGGAATGAAGCAGCATCAAGGTAGTATAAACCTTCCTTCTTACACCCTCTGCCAGTCATCTTCCTGGTCTGGAGATCCTTAAAGACACCATAATAAGGATAAAAGGTAAGAAAACAATTTAATGCCTTAGTAAGTTGAGTCACAGAAAGAAGATTAGGTACATGAAGTACAAAGGATAAGGACAAGGAGGAAGCATGAGATGTTGGGAATATCCCTCTCCataatggttttgatgataacaaacaagtaaTGCTCTAATAGCTATCTTTCTAGTGTCATGTAAAGGACCACAACCAAGACACTTGATTTCAAGATATAAGCGTACACCCATTGAAGCTCAAGACGTGATATGGCATAAAGTGATTGAAAGGAAGACTCTAGTTGCATGATTGAAaagttgaagacttgaagaattaATGACTAGAAGACTTGAACAGTTGAAGATTAGAAGACTTGAAGAGTTCAAGACTTTTGAAGAATTAAAGACTTGAAGACCTCTAGATTAGGTTGTAATTTACACTCACTAACACGCACTACACTCATGCATTTTAATGTTAGAAAAGACATAAGAAACAACCTAAGGCATTGGACATTCTTTGTGTGACTGTTGGGTAGTCATTACACAAAACTGAGACCAACGGCAACTGCCGGATCGAAGCGGCAACTACCGCTTGGTCTCTGTGATCAGTTTTTTCATCAGAGAATGGTAACAAAGACCATCCGGCAATTTCCGGATGGAACCAGCAACTGCTGGATTTAACCGAAAATTGAACCGGTTTGCCAGATCAATTCTGGATCAAATGGTCCTCTCTGATTTAGCCTACAGAGGGCATTCGGCGACTACCGGATAGAAACGGTAACTGTCGGTTCACCTCTAAACACCTCCAATGGCTAtataacggctatattttgagTCTAACGGCTACTTTTGTACAACTGAACTTGGACGGGGCAATTGCCGGTTGGAAGCGGCAACTGCCGGTTGAGAAAATTTCTATCCGTTATAAATTATTCTCCTTCCAAGTTGGGTGATTTTGTTACCCTAATTAAGCTTAGTCTTTAcctatataaataccccactgATGGctttaataattaacaattaagaaaGCTCTTAGCAATCATATCAAAGTCATTTGTGAGGATCAACCATTATTTTATTGAGTTCACGGATTGAAGTCAAACACGTTCTTCAAGAACTCAAGATTGTAGTTAAGTCTCCTTCACCTCTCTATACTCATTGGAGActacaaaaggtgcattcaatCATTCACTTTGCATATTCATTTTGCACGCACCGCACGAGGTAAACTCGAACAATTCTATTCCACTTATTTAAATTGTtgcttttccatttttctaaaCTGTAATTAggattgtgtaaggatcctcttatccttaaaagagttagGTGTCTCTCCACCGTTAAACGGGATTGTAAaaaggtgcctctctgccttgaaggagattgtaaggatcctttTGTCCTAAACAAGattttgtaaaggttttcttccctacctactgtactgaaaggaagagctagtggaataccttacaagtggaacttgtagggagtggactagactcaagttgagtcgaaccactataaatcttggtgtagtgtgattgtttgtttttattccgcatttttttttacaatcacacttggggaATTCCAAAAGATTTTAAATTTCACTAGcttaacctattcacccccctcgaGGTTATTTCATGAGAAACAAAACCATGACAAAAAACGTGAGTAGAAGAGCCATTAGCAAGAATAACTCGAGATGGAGAACATGTTCTTTGgagggaagaaaataaatttgactTACCAATTATATGAGATGAAGCATTTGAACTGATAAACCAAGTGGTAGGAGATGAAGAAGCAGCAATGGCAGCAATCGCTTGAATGGGCTAACGTAGCAGTGGATGACTGTCTCAAGCTGCTAAAGCCGTTTTAACTGTTGGTAATCATCACaagccatagtttttaaggcactgcTAAGGCGCTTGGTGCTGATgcagtctagagatggtaaggcaatgctcctccttacgtgaagtggggccttatggggttttttttatttttatttttcttttttatttttttaaaacacattttaaaattacttgatgaagatttcaaatatagattttttattggtagatgtatggttttgttaacattTGAGATATATGGggtcaactttactccacccaaaattaccaaaacaaacaaaacaaaaacacgattcacaaacagggtttggattttgtcaagggttttaagaaaaggGTTTGAAAAGGattcaaggaacaaggaagaaccactgatccaggcgaccattttgctccggcagcggtgagcttcattcttctttgacaggagtagaaatatggTGGATGactttagggcttaggcactcattttggcatcatagaggcaagtataataaatatttaagtaataataaatacttgtattttttatgtcttcttttctttatatttataattttgtttcataattatgtaattATATTATacgttaatatgttatgatgattgatgattgatgaagatgaacttagtttgttcactttattgatttgttttcttgatgcatatcttacattggtatgaatatgaacatttagtatttatttaacatatgagtaataggattcaactaggatttgagccaaatagattggttttataaaaaaaattacacaggaacgctttagtcaataaggcgacgctttatgtccgccttatcgctaaggcgctccgaaagacccttaaacgcctccgtcgccttaccgccttaaaaactatgtcaCAAGCTGCTAAAGTCGTTTTAACTGTTGTTGGTAATCATCACGGCTTTGGTCATTTCCCCCAATTATTCCCTATTCTCTCATTCTTATTCTCCgttgtttctaatttattttacaTCAATCCTGCCCCTGAAAGTTTTGTCCAAAACCTGTTTAAAGCTGACGTGTTACCTATTGATACTTGTAGTTGAGGTGCTGTTTCGGTAGGATCAAGTGAAGATACTTCTCCATCTTCCCTGTCCTGTGGCTGCCTTCTCTGGTGTTTGATTGCAGCAGGTCTTCATCCTTCTAAAACCTCTATTCTGGCCATCACATTCAACTATTTAATTGAGGGTGTTGTCCCCCCTTTGAGTCCTTCCATCGACCTGAACATCAGCCTCCTTTAATGGGTAGATCTACTTCAGTCTGCAAGTTTCCAAATCtgttttagtttctaatttcaaaccTGTGATGTTTTCTCCGATTCTGGTTATTAGCTACCCAAGGAACTTGAAATATTTTACTGCTGTTAGTTCCCTACCATCAACTTCAGTTTCAGACACATCTAATGGCTGGATCTGCCATAATCTGTAAGTTACTAATTTCAGTCCTACTATCATATTTTCTGATATGACCCTTAACTTGCTGTCATATTTGGAGGTCCACCTCCATTGACCAAGTCCTATGATCGATCCAACTTTGGTTTTGATCTGTTGAATGGATTGTTAGTTCTGGGTTGTTACTAAATCTGTTCACTACTTTCTATTTCTGTTCTACCTTTTACAGCCATTAAACACAACCCCTGGATCAGCACCAAAATTAGGGTGTCATTTACCTACCTTAGCTACCCTTTCGACTAAACTTTGGTCTTCATCTGAGCCCTGGTCCTTTATCTATCAGTTCACTCTTGCTGCTAGAATTTTCATTCTTCAGTCCTACCTGTGGGATGGGTGTAATACTTGCTGTTTAGCGAGTTTAGCCATATTATTTTTGGTGTCAGAGCCATGGAAGAGGGAAACTCCAGCACCCCAAACCAGGCCCCTGACTCTAGTGTTCAAGAAGTTGAGATGTCTAGACAGTTGATTGATTGCATGATGGTGATGAAGCAACGGCTCGACATCTTACCATCAGATCATTGAGATCTTTTGAAGTATTGGACTAGCCCTCCCTTTGACCTGAGTTGAGGCTTCATCCACTTGTCCTATTGGTTTTGACAAGAAGCCTTATTTTTAGTTAGTGACTATTATTTTGTGAACTGGTTAAAACTTCTGATTCAACCATCAGTTGTTCGTAATATTTAGGGGGCTATCTCCTTTGCCTAGGTCTACATCTGATCCAAATGTAAGGGTATCCAAACCCTGCAGTGTGTTAGATATCCATTTTTGCTATTTCTGAAGTTCTACAGTTATTAATAAATTTAACCTGCTGTAAGTCTGTAACTACTGATCCATCCGTTTGATTACCACTTTACTTGGGAACATTGTATTGATACTGTAGCCATATGCATGGCCTGATTATAAAGCCAAGTTATAGGAATGTAACACTCAGACGACAGTCCTACTTGTGGGCTGGGGATATTATCATATTACTTAATTGTCTAGTGAATTTAGACCTATTAGAATCCCTAAAAACACGtgcaacacacacacacacacacacacacacacaaacacacacacacgcacgcaTGTGTGTGTCTGGGTACTATGCATATGAATGTATGTGCGGTATGGGGAATGACCTACTCTTTCAAGAGTGAAATGCCATGCTCAACTTTGGTCAAAGCATCTGAACTGATCCCAGTCCAAGTATTGTCTCCATTAAGTAGATTAAGTTTAACCACCAGTCTATTAATTTaagatatatttatttttggtttttttttctttggggggggtgggggagggactGTAAAAAAAGTTAAACGTTGACAATAAGTAAATCgaccccctcccccacccttTGCCCTTTTTGGAGATGGATAAGTAATTAAGAGTAATTAACTAATCATATGTGATTTCTGTTAATTGTTTTTGTCTGGTGTCTGTCTGTTTATCAGAAAGCTAAGCGCAGCTATCAGAAGGACTTGAAAACTTTTCAGGATGCGGAGGAATCAAATGCTTATGTATTACAAGCTCATGAAGCTGGTCCAGATGCTGCTAAATGTTTTGTGGCTTTCAGTGATGGTAACAATGGTAAGGCGACGAAATTTAAGTTCCAAATTTTCTGGACTATTTGTTCAGTCTTCAAAACCGATCTATAAATATATAGAAACATGGGTAGAGAGGATGAATCAGCTCTTGGTCCTAGCGAATAAATCTGTGCCAAGAGATGATGAAACCATGCAAATAATGGAGTGGATAGTTCCATTTGTCGTTACTGGATCTTTGGAATCAGCCGTCCTTGGGTTGATTTCTGTTCCAGGATATCTCTTAGGTTGGGCTCTAGTTGTTTCCTCCATCCTGTAGGATGCTATGCATGATGGAATTTAATTATGATGTGTGGTAACCaaacttagatttttttttcctatgtttTCTCAATGTGCATGTTCTGAATTAGGGACCAATATCTCTGCAAAGAATATTTGCATGCCTCTAACGCAATTATCATGTAAACAGGATCAGGAGTCGTGACCAACATGTATGGCATTCCACAAAGCCTGGGCCAGTATAGTCAGATGTTCAACTGATTTTGTGGATTTTTTGGGAACctcaattgatttttatttttgaactgTATAAATGGTTTGTGAAACATCTTTAAAAATTAGTTCCCCAGCCATGTGGCTTTCCCCCCatgtttaattaatttaataaaaaggCTGCCTGGGATTGTGTTAACAACTCAGCTGGAACGCTTAGGGGAACCCAGCTTTGGTCATAGCATCCCCGTCTGAATCTTTCCCTTTATTTGATAGCTTCCCATTATTCTTGTTCTTTTGAACTAAACATCATCTTTGTGTGGTGGCAGAGTGGGAGTTTGATAGTGCCTCGGGTTATTACTATAATCAAGCCAACGGTTATCACTATGATCCAAATTCAGGCTTATACTATTCAAGTGCTTTAGGTATGaacattttcctttatttttggttCTTGAAGTATCCTGGTTGTCATGTGGTTGATTTCATTAGCTTATGGtattatttacttgtttttgGGAACAGGCAAGTGGATTACACAGGAAGAGGCATTCACCACATCTCAAGTTTCCTCAGAACTGAAACAGAAAGAATCTGTTTCAATAAAACCATCAACATCTTCAGTTGCTTCACCTGTTGCAGAAGATAAAGGTGCTATGAAACATCAAAGTGGGCCCCCACCTGGGTTGGTTGCTGCTGCATATCGAAACCCAATGAGATCTGTTAAAGGTGCTCCATCATCAATCATggtgaagagaaaaagaggaaatgagaaGCCAAAGGTTATTTCTAAAGAGGAAGCAGCTGCGCTTAAAGCAAGGGAGGCTGCAAAAAAGAGAATGGAAGATAGGGAGA comes from the Macadamia integrifolia cultivar HAES 741 unplaced genomic scaffold, SCU_Mint_v3 scaffold_244A, whole genome shotgun sequence genome and includes:
- the LOC122071506 gene encoding zinc finger protein ZOP1, with protein sequence MTEYWVSQGNKWCDICKIYIANNPLSIRTHELGQRHKDNVTKRLASIRKENAAKEKEHKEAARALQQIEAKAKRSYQKDLKTFQDAEESNAYVLQAHEAGPDAAKCFVAFSDGNNEWEFDSASGYYYNQANGYHYDPNSGLYYSSALGKWITQEEAFTTSQVSSELKQKESVSIKPSTSSVASPVAEDKGAMKHQSGPPPGLVAAAYRNPMRSVKGAPSSIMVKRKRGNEKPKVISKEEAAALKAREAAKKRMEDREKPLLGLYRSY